The following are from one region of the Chiloscyllium punctatum isolate Juve2018m chromosome 24, sChiPun1.3, whole genome shotgun sequence genome:
- the kank3 gene encoding KN motif and ankyrin repeat domain-containing protein 3, translated as MSQPAQMNLSIPDLGSHALYNELDDSEKSPYAVETPYGFQLDLDFLKYVDDIQSGNTLKKLTIHRKPRTKPSTNTSGWTSTESLSSSTSEDIKILPMTPKFRTHAVSYDVKDPVCAQHFSVASPPPTNSLLPPPSPRSSLRNLHVEKTLLETSRRLQQEQLTTDDVSRPRLSNIGSCGQSQISPSTQQTSIGNGDVNPVNNPPSTGFFSFSPMNSGRNSPVPSITPAHLQHIREQMAAGLKRLKELEEQVKTIPYLERKLCAVDEEKRQLIAELKKRTVSSPTEPSLLRQRSYSTGNVAQYQPEARKVVELHIDLAGDNGEKRSSKIKELRRLTEKLTVAEKSRAFTSQQGPSPGGPPTSPSKKALLKSVGVGEKKDMNKVVFYYKSERPTREVAVGTESDTRHIGVGVVESMLGLTTMAQEEIEFLQEIIDSQKANISMIAAELEDANNELNNLKLSVAPVTSTTMVDVSVMAKPLMVHASQEARIPVMSRAVGDHLEITDESVDCTPQMSSVGVNCSLRVQETSVGPDSPVTEEDIDDARLDIYSQSQSGCRLERAQGIQKGDMKVETIEYEANASDQMLEESQDVGAKDCETKHKIKDEVTTVVNLSKDRVAVKLYSTSFQVMREEDTSPEVNVQMPLGQNYAVSPTKGVLKSIMKKKDGSNKTEANVSKKNLQFVGLLNGEYETTSSEESSGEENFEKVIGDSSESELGNCCDSSDDDGVTNLNGSDSDDCEHPAEWRDKEKEKMLEQSKQNNEENRTEEEEVKEKFELSLKMREVCLILKNHFNDPNPVKSKEVMSSLNAIQQEWFRVSSQKSASPQAVADYLMAFAEMSPAILKHVVNLSDGNGNTALHYCVSHSNFQIVKLLLDTAVCNVDWQNKAGYTAIMLAALAAMETDAEMNVVKQLFSLGNVNAKASQAGQTALMLAVSHGRIEMVKALLDCGADVNSQDNEGSTALMCACEHGRAEIVKVLLDQPDCDISLSDNDGSNALSVALEANNKDIAVLLSAHLNFKPPLQDTS; from the exons ATGTCACAGCCGGCACAAATGAACCTGAGCATTCCAG ATCTGGGAAGTCATGCTCTGTACAACGAGTTGGATGACAGTGAGAAGAGTCCCTATGCTGTGGAAACACCATATGGTTTTCAGTTAGACTTGGATTTCCTCAAATATGTCGATGACATTCAAAGTGGAAACACCTTAAAGAAACTGACCATTCATCGCAAACCACGAACAAAACCATCAACAAACACCAGTGGATGGACCTCCACAGAGTCATTGTCCTCCTCAACCAGTGAGGACATTAAGATATTGCCCATGACCCCAAAGTTTAGAACTCACGCTGTTAGTTATGATGTAAAGGATCCTGTTTGTGCTCAGCACTTTAGTGTTGCATCACCACCACCAACCAACAGTCTTCTTCCACCACCTTCCCCAAGATCTTCCCTGAGGAACCTTCatgtggaaaagactttgttggAGACCAGTCGGAGGTTGCAGCAGGAACAGTTAACGACTGATGATGTATCAAGACCCAGATTATCGAACATTGGTTCGTGCGGTCAAAGCCAGATATCTCCATCTACCCAACAAACCTCTATTGGAAATGGCGATGTTAACCCAGTCAACAATCCGCCATCCACTGGCTTCTTCAGCTTTAGTCCCATGAATTCGGGACGAAATTCTCCGGTCCCTAGTATCACACCGGCACACCTTCAGCACATCCGGGAGCAGATGGCTGCTGGCCTGAAGAGGCTGAAGGAGCTGGAAGAACAAGTGAAAACGATTCCGTACCTGGAGAGGAAACTCTGCGCGGTCGATGAGGAGAAGAGGCAGCTCATAGCCGAGCTGAAAAAACGAACAGTTTCTAGTCCGACTGAGCCCTCCCTCCTCAGGCAGCGGTCATACAGCACTGGGAATGTGGCCCAGTACCAACCAGAAGCCAGGAAGGTGGTTGAGCTTCATATTGATTTAGCTGGTGACAACGGAGAGAAGAGATCAAGTAAAATTAAAGAACTTCGGCGGCTAACTGAGAAGTTGACAGTTGCTGAAAAGAGCAGAGCCTTTACGTCTCAACAAGGCCCATCGCCAGGCGGACCTCCAACCAGTCCTAGCAAAAAGGCACTGCTAAAGTCAGTGGGTGTAGGAGAAAAGAAGGACATGAATAAGGTTGTCTTTTACTATAAATCCGAGAGACCCACTCGAGAGGTAGCAGTTGGAACAGAATCGGACACCAGGCATATCGGTGTTGGAGTTGTTGAATCAATGTTGGGGCTCACCACTATGGCGCAGGAGGAAATTGAATTTCTACAAGAAATTATCGACAGTCAGAAAGCAAATATCTCTATGATTGCAGCCGAACTGGAGGATGCAAATAATGAACTGAACAACTTAAAACTAAGTGTGGCCCCCGTCACGTCTACGACAATGGTTGATGTCAGTGTCATGGCCAAACCGCTTATGGTCCATGCAAGTCAGGAAGCCAGAATTCCAGTCATGAGTCGAGCAGTGGGTGATCACTTGGAGATTACAGATGAGTCTGTGGATTGCACACCTCAGATGTCTAGTGTAGGAGTTAACTGCAGTTTACGAGTACAGGAGACCTCTGTTGGTCCAGATTCTCCAGTCACAGAAGAAGACATTGATGATGCACGTTTGGATATTTACAGTCAGAGTCAGAGTGGGTGCAGACTAGAGAGGGCCCAAGGAAtacagaaaggggacatgaaggTTGAAACTATTGAGTATGAAGCAAATGCTTCTGATCAGATGTTAGAGGAAAGTCAGGACGTAGGAGCTAAAGATTGTGAGACCAAACATAAGATTAAAGACGAGGTGACAACAGTGGTGAACTTATCAAAAGATCGTGTCGCAGTCAAGCTCTACAGCACATCTTTTCAAGTCATGCGTGAGGAAGATACAAGTCCTGAGGTAAATGTGCAAATGCCCCTGGGACAGAACTACGCGGTCAGTCCTACCAAAG GAGTGTTGAAGTCAATCATGAAAAAGAAGGATGGGTCAAACAAAACAGAAGCAAACGTCAGCAAAAAAAATCTACAGTTTGTTGGTCTTTTGAATGGCGA ATATGAGACAACTTCGAGTGAGGAATCGAGTGGTGAGGAGAACTTTGAGAAAGTGATTGGAGACAGTTCGGAAAGTGAGTTGGGAAATTGCTGTGATAGTTCTGATGATGATGGCGTTACAAACCTGAATGGCAGTGACAGCGATGACTGCGAGCATCCTGCAGAATGGAGGgataaagagaaagagaaaatgcttGAGCAGAGTAAACAGAACAATGAAGAGAACAGAACTGAAGAAGAGGAAGTGAAGGAAAA ATTTGAGTTGAGTCTGAAGATGCGGGAAGTCTGTCTAATCCTGAAGAATCATTTCAATGACCCAAATCCAGTGAAGAGTAAGGAGGTG ATGTCCAGTTTGAATGCAATCCAGCAGGAGTGGTTCAGAGTCTCCAGTCAGAAGTCAGCCTCGCCCCAGGCCGTAGCTGACTATCTCATGGCCTTTGCGGAGATGTCACCAGCCATCCTGAAACATGTTGTCAACCTGTCTGATGGGAATGGCAACACAGCCCTGCACTACTGTGTCTCTCACTCCAACTTCCAGATTGTCAAGCTGTTGCTGGACACAG CTGTCTGTAATGTTGACTGGCAGAACAAGGCAGGCTACACTGCCATCATGCTCGCTGCACTGGCTGCCATGGAGACTGATGCAGAGATGAATGTTGTCAAGCAGTTATTTAGTTTGGGGAACGTCAATGCCAAAGCCAGTCAG GCGGGTCAAACAGCCTTGATGCTGGCCGTCAGTCACGGACGTATTGAAATGGTGAAGGCCTTGCTGGACTGTGGAGCTGACGTTAACAGTCAGGACAATGAGGGGTCCACTGCACTGATGTGTGCCTGTGAACATGGGCGGGCAGAGATTGTGAAGGTGCTCCTGGACCAGCCGGATTGTGACATCTCATTGAGTGATAAT GATGGCAGTAATGCACTGTCTGTAGCCCTGGAAGCCAATAACAAGGACATCGCTGTCTTACTCTCTGCGCACTTGAACTTCAAGCCACCATTGCAG GACACTTCATAA